A region of Aquarana catesbeiana isolate 2022-GZ linkage group LG08, ASM4218655v1, whole genome shotgun sequence DNA encodes the following proteins:
- the LOC141106621 gene encoding oocyte zinc finger protein XlCOF8.4-like translates to MIEEESDMTEQILNLTLEIMYLLTGEDYIVVKTSGDRVTPGSPHHVSEGLNGSQSPNMEPPPLLIRDKNDKKILEVTQKIIELLTGEVPIRCQDVTVYFSMEEWEYLEGHKDLYKEVMMETHQTITSPDGVNIRKTLEGCSFSSPHGDTVDNYIHRDCPGKNSMSPNIHSELHDVEGSLACPNLKETPSNKLHTDNQNLHPVLHSVSPNPSKPKKSSRAKSHTLAPNPKLRSKKTLNPQKLSQMELVSIGHIYKAHKAFCCPECGKCFPKKTDLVRHLRSHTGERPFSCPECKKSFTQSSHLTRHQRIHAGVKRFACSECGKCFSEKSDVVRHQKVHLWKKPSPCFEHNNSFTVINIGDFNGPQNSLV, encoded by the exons ATGATCGAAGAGGAGAGTGACATGACTGAGCAGATATTAAACCTTACCCTAGAAATCATGtatctgctgaccggagag GATTACATAGTGGTGAAAACGTCTGGTGATCGTGTAACCCCCGGAAGCCCTCACCATGTATCAGAAGGATTGAACGGGAGCCAGAGCCCCAACATGGAGCCTCCACCTCTCCTGATACGCGATAAGAATGACAAGAAGATACTGgaagtcacccagaagatcattgagctgctgacaggagag gttcctataaggtgtcaggatgtcactgtctatttctccatggaggagtgggagtatttagaaggacacaaggatctctacaaggaagTCATGATGGAGACTCACCAGACCATCACTTCACCAG ATGGAGTTAATATCAGAAAAACATTGGAGGGATGTTCTTTTTCGTCTCCACATGGTGACACAGTTGATAATTACATTCACCGAGACTGTCCAGGAAAAAATTCTATGTCTCCAAATATTCATTCAGAGCTTCATGATGTCGAAGGATCTCTTGCTTGCCCAAATCTCAAGGAAACTCCTTCTAATAAACTTCATACAGATAACCAAAACCTCCATCCAGTACTTCACAGTGTGTCACCAAATCCCTCTAAACCCAAAAAATCTTCTAGAGCTAAATCGCACACTCTTGCCCCAAATCCAAAACTTAGATCAAAGAAAACCTTGAATCCTCAGAAATTGTCTCAAATGGAACTTGTATCCATTGGCCACATTTACAAAGCTCACAAAGCCTTTTGCTGCCCTGAATGCGGAAAATGTTTCCCTAAGAAAACCGATCTCGTTAGACACCTAAGAAGTCACACTGGAGAGCGTCCGTTTTCTTGCCCCGAGTGCAAGAAAAGTTTTACCCAAAGTTCCCACCTCACCCGACATCAGAGAATCCATGCAGGAGTGAAGCGATTTGCGTGTTCTGAATGTGGAAAGTGTTTTTCGGAAAAGTCAGACGTTGTTCGCCATCAGAAGGTCCACCTATGGAAAAAGCCTTCACCATGTTTTGAGCATAATAATAGTTTTACTGTGATAAATATAGGGGACTTCAATGGACCTCAGAACAGTCTAGTATAG